In Geotalea uraniireducens, one genomic interval encodes:
- a CDS encoding NAD(+)--dinitrogen-reductase ADP-D-ribosyltransferase has protein sequence MRYGSFNHCNLPPWVIASYHFNSNPQPLEIQGVKQSNRFLFDKLLAAADWHERAGIFMDFMSVKFQLHHWEQQATLPARNSIKNNYLFFLRCWMIDSNSISGAVLKHWVESRMGISPTYHKARIHDINSEAYFNYTVDVMKGSACTSAIQAQLDLLFEYCQFELRRKYPGQETITLYRGTHDAEEHDIIENLENRQQIVRLNNLISFTLEAERAWEFGRTVWKTTVPLAKIFYYSDLLPGSILKGEDEYMIIGGEYRVERLR, from the coding sequence CTGAGATACGGTTCATTCAATCACTGTAATCTGCCACCGTGGGTCATTGCTTCGTACCACTTCAACAGTAATCCGCAGCCGCTGGAGATCCAGGGGGTGAAGCAGTCAAATCGCTTTCTGTTTGACAAGCTGCTGGCAGCTGCCGACTGGCATGAACGGGCCGGTATTTTTATGGACTTTATGTCCGTAAAATTCCAGTTGCATCACTGGGAGCAACAGGCAACGCTCCCGGCCAGAAACAGCATCAAAAACAACTACCTCTTTTTCCTGCGCTGCTGGATGATCGACTCAAACTCAATATCCGGCGCGGTCCTTAAACATTGGGTCGAAAGCCGGATGGGAATCTCTCCCACCTACCACAAAGCCCGCATCCATGACATCAACAGCGAAGCTTATTTCAACTACACCGTCGATGTGATGAAAGGGAGTGCCTGCACCAGCGCTATCCAGGCACAACTTGACCTCCTGTTTGAATATTGTCAGTTCGAACTGCGCCGGAAATATCCGGGGCAAGAGACCATCACGCTCTATCGCGGCACCCATGACGCGGAAGAACACGACATCATAGAAAACCTGGAAAACCGCCAACAGATCGTGCGACTCAACAATCTGATCTCCTTCACCCTGGAAGCGGAGCGGGCCTGGGAGTTCGGCCGTACCGTCTGGAAGACGACGGTGCCGCTTGCCAAGATATTCTACTACAGCGACCTGCTGCCCGGCAGCATTCTGAAAGGCGAAGACGAATACATGATTATTGGCGGGGAGTACCGTGTAGAGCGGCTCAGGTAA
- a CDS encoding NifB/NifX family molybdenum-iron cluster-binding protein translates to MKIAFASNDGTVVNESFEEARAFTIWEIGADHATFCGDSTAMLPGDPSDEPHLARISMVGGCVIVCSLHISTVVLAKLVAQKSFHLNTVAATPISDIIDKLQEVLRGNPPPWLKKAMGTPARIMEQRNGC, encoded by the coding sequence ATGAAAATAGCTTTTGCTTCAAACGACGGCACCGTTGTCAATGAGAGTTTTGAAGAGGCACGCGCCTTTACAATCTGGGAGATCGGGGCTGATCATGCAACATTTTGCGGTGACAGCACGGCCATGTTACCCGGAGATCCTTCAGACGAACCCCACTTAGCGCGTATCAGCATGGTTGGCGGGTGCGTCATCGTCTGTAGTTTACATATCAGCACCGTAGTGCTGGCTAAACTTGTTGCTCAAAAATCCTTTCACCTGAATACCGTGGCGGCAACCCCCATCAGCGACATCATTGATAAATTACAGGAAGTCCTGCGGGGAAATCCGCCGCCCTGGCTGAAAAAGGCCATGGGAACACCGGCCAGAATTATGGAGCAACGTAACGGATGCTGA
- a CDS encoding pyridoxamine 5'-phosphate oxidase family protein: MQNSAHHHHGPMRRKDREITDHTEIQAIIRSEKLMHIALVDGDMPFLVPVFYAYDGTSLYFHSAQSGSKMEILRRNNNICFEISVDHGVITSDDACDFEAQHRTVIGIGKAVEIADEAEKIEALDLIVAQFASQKFDYPQTNLDRTAVVRIEIGSLKGKKHGV, translated from the coding sequence ATGCAGAATTCCGCACATCACCACCACGGTCCGATGCGGCGTAAGGATCGCGAGATCACCGACCACACCGAGATACAGGCCATCATTCGCTCGGAAAAACTGATGCATATCGCCCTGGTTGACGGAGACATGCCGTTTCTGGTGCCGGTGTTCTATGCCTACGACGGTACGTCACTCTATTTCCATTCCGCCCAATCCGGTTCGAAGATGGAGATCTTGCGGCGCAACAACAACATTTGCTTTGAGATCAGCGTAGATCACGGTGTCATTACCAGTGATGATGCCTGCGATTTTGAAGCGCAGCATCGTACGGTCATTGGTATTGGCAAAGCAGTGGAGATAGCGGACGAGGCAGAGAAAATCGAGGCCTTGGACCTGATTGTGGCGCAGTTTGCATCTCAGAAATTCGACTACCCCCAGACGAACCTCGACCGAACCGCCGTGGTTCGAATTGAGATCGGTTCGCTCAAAGGGAAAAAGCACGGTGTGTAA
- a CDS encoding gamma-glutamylcyclotransferase family protein has product MSHLIFSYAANMNPELIASRCSKPEIVCLARLPDHALAFFDYSRRWDGGAATLISSPGEELWGIIYRLSFWDSERLDAWLDVHLDGTGDYFLLPTDVIGVDGITYPVLLYRKFYHGGPQQPPSTEYLETILSGAVARGLPAAYIETLRQIPAKKATFPVPHLFEHESASTFGRLSCDCSGLKQPTT; this is encoded by the coding sequence ATGAGCCATTTGATCTTCTCCTATGCCGCAAATATGAATCCGGAACTGATCGCTTCACGCTGTTCCAAACCGGAAATTGTCTGCCTTGCCCGGCTGCCCGATCATGCCCTTGCCTTTTTCGATTATTCCAGACGTTGGGACGGTGGGGCGGCCACCCTGATCAGCAGCCCCGGCGAAGAACTCTGGGGAATCATCTACCGGCTTTCGTTCTGGGATTCCGAGCGGCTTGATGCCTGGCTGGATGTGCATCTGGACGGCACCGGCGATTATTTTCTGCTGCCAACCGACGTCATTGGAGTTGACGGCATCACCTACCCGGTGCTGCTGTACCGTAAGTTCTATCATGGCGGCCCGCAACAACCACCCAGCACTGAATATCTGGAAACGATCCTGTCCGGCGCCGTTGCCCGCGGCCTGCCTGCGGCATACATTGAGACGCTGCGTCAGATACCGGCAAAAAAGGCAACCTTCCCGGTACCACACCTGTTTGAACATGAAAGCGCCTCTACCTTCGGCAGACTCTCCTGTGATTGTAGCGGCCTGAAGCAGCCAACGACCTAA
- the anfO gene encoding Fe-only nitrogenase accessory protein AnfO, whose protein sequence is MKIASYVNVHGDVAGFHENGQVCLYENGENGWLKIREIPFGIHADLSLSEIKAAIRKAVAQLDGCKVFVLSEVRGLLNAVLQEEFGFRTWQSHGALLEQLDSVSRHDQAFIAAQAAKPVTGHTCSVPANRSGCGGGCSTHPSGSPPALTETAKPLPAPQSLGNGCYRINLAEILANDSSLNSKQVLVPFMASVKFTQLEVLCDHPPRWFSRELDKLDLIVASEQPAGNGKGTRVLLVPAKETVVHPS, encoded by the coding sequence ATGAAAATTGCAAGCTATGTCAACGTGCACGGTGATGTTGCCGGCTTTCACGAGAACGGGCAGGTATGCCTGTACGAAAACGGCGAGAACGGCTGGTTGAAAATCAGGGAAATCCCCTTTGGCATACATGCTGATCTGTCACTTTCCGAAATCAAGGCTGCCATTCGAAAAGCGGTAGCTCAACTAGATGGGTGCAAGGTGTTTGTGCTCAGTGAGGTCCGAGGGCTGCTGAATGCTGTGTTGCAGGAAGAGTTCGGCTTCCGTACCTGGCAATCGCATGGGGCTCTGCTGGAACAGTTGGATTCCGTTTCCCGGCACGATCAGGCATTTATAGCAGCACAGGCCGCAAAACCTGTCACCGGACACACCTGTAGCGTTCCGGCAAACCGCTCCGGTTGCGGGGGTGGCTGTTCTACACATCCATCCGGCTCCCCGCCGGCACTGACGGAGACCGCCAAGCCCTTGCCGGCACCGCAATCATTGGGGAACGGCTGTTACCGGATCAATCTGGCCGAGATTCTGGCTAATGATAGTAGCCTCAACTCAAAACAGGTACTGGTGCCATTCATGGCCAGCGTCAAGTTCACGCAGTTGGAAGTACTCTGCGATCATCCGCCGCGCTGGTTCAGCAGGGAACTGGACAAACTGGACCTGATCGTTGCTTCGGAACAGCCTGCCGGTAATGGAAAAGGTACAAGAGTGCTACTGGTTCCGGCCAAAGAGACCGTTGTTCATCCCTCTTAG
- the anfK gene encoding Fe-only nitrogenase subunit beta — translation MHCEIKEKSRVGTINPIFTCQPAGAQFASIGIKDCTGLVHGGQGCVMFVRLLFSQHFKESFEIASSSLHEDGAVFGACHRVEEGVDVLLMRYPHIKVIPIITTCSTEIIGDDIDGVVKKLNSGLLKEKFPDREVHLIPVHTPSFVNSMIGGYDIAVRDFVKYFATKGEPNGKLNVLTGWVNPGDVKAIKHLLKEMEIDATVLFEIESFDSPLMPDGSAISHGSTTIDDLRSTANAVGTIALNRYEGTKAAEWLKQEFDLPTVIGPTPIGIRNTDIFLKNLKQLTGKPIPEPLVKERGRAIDALTDLTHMFLAEKKVAIYGAPDLVIGLAEFCIDLEMKPVLLLLGDDNPFYKDDPRLQAMKEHVDWDMEVVTNADFWELEDRIKNKGLKLDLILGHSKGRFVSIDYNVPMLRVGFPTYDRAGMYRYPVVGYEGATWLAEQMANTLFTDMEHKKNREWILNMW, via the coding sequence ATGCACTGCGAAATAAAAGAAAAAAGTCGCGTCGGCACCATCAATCCGATCTTCACCTGCCAGCCTGCCGGAGCCCAGTTTGCCAGCATCGGCATTAAAGACTGTACCGGCCTCGTTCATGGCGGGCAGGGTTGCGTGATGTTTGTGCGTCTGCTCTTCTCACAGCATTTCAAGGAGAGCTTTGAGATCGCCTCATCATCACTGCACGAGGACGGTGCCGTGTTCGGCGCCTGCCACCGGGTTGAAGAGGGTGTTGACGTGCTGCTGATGCGCTATCCGCACATCAAGGTCATCCCGATCATCACCACCTGTTCAACCGAGATCATCGGCGACGACATCGACGGTGTCGTCAAGAAGCTTAACAGCGGTCTGCTCAAGGAGAAGTTTCCCGACCGGGAAGTGCATCTGATCCCAGTCCACACCCCCAGTTTCGTCAACAGTATGATCGGTGGCTACGACATCGCGGTACGGGATTTTGTCAAATACTTCGCCACCAAAGGTGAGCCCAACGGTAAACTGAACGTCCTGACCGGCTGGGTCAACCCCGGCGACGTCAAGGCGATCAAGCATCTGCTCAAGGAGATGGAGATCGACGCGACGGTCCTGTTTGAGATCGAGAGCTTTGATTCGCCCTTGATGCCTGATGGCAGCGCCATCTCCCACGGCAGTACGACCATTGACGACCTGCGCAGCACCGCCAATGCCGTCGGCACCATTGCCCTGAACCGTTATGAAGGGACCAAGGCGGCCGAATGGCTGAAGCAGGAGTTTGATCTGCCGACCGTGATCGGTCCTACGCCGATCGGCATTCGCAACACCGACATCTTCCTGAAAAACCTGAAGCAGTTAACCGGCAAACCGATTCCGGAGCCTCTGGTAAAAGAGCGGGGACGCGCCATCGACGCCCTGACCGACCTTACTCATATGTTTTTGGCCGAGAAAAAGGTAGCCATTTACGGCGCCCCAGACCTAGTGATCGGACTGGCCGAATTCTGCATCGATCTTGAGATGAAACCGGTTCTGCTGCTACTTGGCGACGACAACCCGTTCTACAAGGATGACCCGAGGCTTCAGGCGATGAAAGAACACGTTGATTGGGATATGGAGGTTGTGACCAATGCCGACTTCTGGGAGCTGGAAGATCGCATCAAGAACAAGGGCTTGAAACTTGATCTGATCCTCGGCCATTCCAAGGGACGTTTTGTCTCCATCGACTATAACGTCCCGATGCTGCGGGTCGGCTTCCCCACCTACGACCGCGCCGGGATGTACCGCTATCCGGTAGTGGGATACGAGGGAGCCACCTGGCTGGCAGAACAGATGGCAAACACCCTGTTTACCGACATGGAACACAAGAAGAACAGAGAATGGATTCTGAACATGTGGTAG
- the anfG gene encoding Fe-only nitrogenase subunit delta, giving the protein MAAKHKIKNLAERKYQKVYTSDPLATVSPETREKIGQLENYLMKHCLWQFNSRGWDRRKQNAGILGQTAQLLCDEEVNITSPLDKCYWVDAVMLNRAYRELFPWITEMPKEDVKALMRLLNARLDWTLIDGSLNLELTVVNY; this is encoded by the coding sequence ATGGCTGCCAAGCACAAAATAAAAAACCTGGCCGAACGGAAGTACCAGAAGGTCTATACCAGTGACCCGCTGGCCACTGTTTCACCGGAAACCAGGGAAAAGATCGGCCAATTGGAAAACTACCTCATGAAACACTGCCTCTGGCAGTTCAATTCGCGGGGCTGGGACCGGCGCAAGCAGAACGCCGGGATCCTCGGCCAGACCGCCCAACTGCTTTGCGACGAGGAGGTCAATATCACCTCGCCGCTCGATAAATGCTACTGGGTGGACGCCGTTATGCTGAACCGCGCTTACCGGGAGCTTTTCCCCTGGATTACGGAGATGCCCAAGGAAGACGTCAAGGCCCTCATGCGGCTTTTGAATGCCCGTCTGGACTGGACGCTCATCGACGGGTCGCTCAACCTTGAACTGACCGTCGTCAACTACTAG
- the anfD gene encoding nitrogenase iron-iron protein, alpha chain, producing the protein MPYHEFECSKVIPERREHAVIKGKGEDLTSCLPKGYLNTIPGTISERGCAYCGAKHVIGTPMKDVIHISHGPVGCTYDTWQTKRYISDNDNFQLKYTFATDVKEKHIVFGAEKLLKQNIIEAFKAFPGTKRMTIYQTCATALIGDDANAIAEEVMEELPDVDIFVCNSPGFGGPSQSGGHHKINIAWINQKVGTLEPEITSDYVINYVGEYNIQGDQEVMLDFFKRMGIQVLSTFTGNGSYDDLRGMHRAHLNVLECARSAEYICDELRDRYGIPRLDIDGFGFKALGDSLRKIGLFFGIEDRAEKIIAEETAKWQPQLDWYKERLKGKRICLWPGGSKLWHWAHAIQEEMGVKVVSVYTKFGHQGDMEKGVSRCGEGALAIDDPNELEGLEALEMLKPHCIFTGKRPGEMAKKVNVPYLNAHAYHNGPWKGFEGWVRFARDIYNAIYSPIHELSLIDISKDEIQSDHSFLTRRMLSDKELPEEIKASTELSEYTGNYDVIAGLRNKTYPEFPRTSANMPKDAA; encoded by the coding sequence ATGCCATACCATGAGTTTGAATGCAGTAAAGTTATCCCCGAGCGCCGGGAGCATGCCGTCATTAAAGGCAAAGGCGAGGACCTGACCTCCTGTCTGCCCAAGGGCTACCTCAACACCATCCCCGGCACGATTTCCGAACGCGGCTGCGCCTACTGCGGCGCCAAGCACGTGATCGGTACGCCGATGAAGGACGTCATCCATATCAGTCACGGTCCGGTCGGCTGCACCTACGACACCTGGCAGACCAAGCGCTATATCAGCGACAACGACAATTTTCAGCTTAAGTACACCTTTGCCACCGACGTGAAAGAAAAACATATCGTCTTCGGCGCCGAGAAACTGCTCAAGCAGAACATTATTGAGGCCTTCAAGGCCTTCCCGGGCACCAAGCGGATGACCATCTACCAGACCTGCGCCACAGCGCTGATCGGCGACGACGCCAACGCCATTGCCGAGGAGGTGATGGAAGAGCTGCCGGATGTGGACATCTTTGTCTGCAACTCACCCGGTTTCGGCGGCCCCAGCCAGTCGGGTGGCCACCACAAGATCAACATCGCCTGGATCAACCAGAAGGTCGGCACGCTGGAGCCGGAGATCACCAGCGACTACGTGATCAATTACGTGGGGGAATACAATATCCAGGGCGATCAGGAGGTGATGCTGGACTTCTTCAAGCGGATGGGAATCCAGGTGTTGTCCACCTTCACCGGCAACGGTTCCTACGACGACCTGCGCGGCATGCACCGCGCCCACCTGAATGTGCTGGAGTGCGCCCGGTCCGCCGAGTACATCTGCGACGAACTGCGCGACCGCTACGGCATCCCGCGCCTCGACATCGACGGCTTCGGTTTCAAGGCCCTGGGTGACTCGCTGCGCAAGATCGGGCTGTTCTTCGGCATCGAGGACCGCGCCGAGAAGATCATCGCGGAAGAAACTGCCAAGTGGCAGCCGCAGCTCGACTGGTACAAGGAGCGGCTGAAAGGCAAAAGGATCTGCCTCTGGCCGGGTGGGTCCAAACTGTGGCACTGGGCCCACGCCATCCAGGAAGAGATGGGGGTCAAGGTGGTCTCGGTCTACACCAAATTCGGCCATCAGGGGGACATGGAAAAAGGAGTTTCCCGTTGCGGCGAGGGAGCCTTGGCCATTGACGACCCGAACGAGCTGGAAGGTCTTGAGGCCCTGGAAATGCTGAAGCCCCATTGCATCTTCACCGGCAAGCGGCCGGGGGAAATGGCCAAAAAGGTCAATGTCCCCTACCTGAACGCCCATGCCTACCACAACGGCCCATGGAAAGGCTTCGAAGGTTGGGTGCGCTTTGCCCGCGACATCTACAATGCCATTTACTCGCCGATCCATGAGCTCTCCCTGATCGATATCAGCAAGGATGAGATCCAGTCCGACCACAGCTTCCTCACCCGTCGGATGCTGTCTGACAAGGAATTGCCAGAAGAGATCAAGGCATCGACGGAACTTTCTGAATACACCGGCAACTACGACGTCATTGCCGGGCTACGCAACAAGACCTATCCCGAATTTCCGCGGACCTCGGCCAATATGCCGAAAGACGCGGCCTGA
- the nifH gene encoding nitrogenase iron protein, with protein MTRKIAIYGKGGIGKSTTTQNTAAALAHFHEKKVFIHGCDPKADSTRLILGGKPQETLMDMLRDYGAEKITNDMVIKIGYKGIQCVESGGPEPGVGCAGRGVITAIDLMEENGAYTEDLDFVFFDVLGDVVCGGFAMPIRDGKAEEVYIVASGEMMAIYAANNIAKGLTKYAKQSGVRLGGIICNSRKVDGELGLMEEFTAALGTKMIHFVPRDNIVQKAEFNKKTVTEFDANENQAKEYCELARKIIENEDFVIPKPLTMDQLEEMVVKYGLAD; from the coding sequence ATGACTAGAAAAATCGCCATCTACGGTAAAGGCGGCATCGGTAAATCCACAACGACACAGAACACGGCAGCAGCTCTGGCCCATTTCCACGAGAAAAAGGTCTTTATTCACGGCTGTGACCCCAAAGCTGATTCCACACGTCTAATCCTCGGCGGCAAGCCACAGGAAACCCTGATGGACATGCTGCGCGACTACGGAGCAGAAAAAATCACCAACGATATGGTGATCAAGATCGGCTACAAGGGAATTCAGTGCGTTGAATCGGGCGGCCCCGAGCCGGGCGTCGGCTGCGCCGGGCGCGGCGTCATCACCGCCATCGATCTGATGGAAGAGAATGGCGCCTACACGGAGGATCTCGATTTCGTCTTCTTCGACGTGCTGGGTGACGTTGTCTGCGGCGGCTTTGCTATGCCGATCCGCGACGGCAAGGCCGAGGAGGTTTACATCGTGGCCTCCGGTGAAATGATGGCTATCTATGCCGCCAACAACATTGCCAAGGGGCTGACCAAATACGCCAAGCAAAGCGGCGTGCGTCTGGGGGGGATCATCTGCAACAGCCGCAAGGTGGATGGCGAACTGGGGTTGATGGAGGAATTCACCGCTGCCCTGGGCACCAAGATGATCCATTTTGTACCCCGCGACAACATCGTGCAAAAGGCCGAATTCAACAAAAAAACGGTGACGGAGTTCGACGCAAACGAAAACCAGGCCAAGGAATACTGCGAACTGGCCCGCAAGATCATTGAAAACGAAGACTTTGTGATTCCCAAGCCGCTGACCATGGATCAGTTGGAAGAGATGGTCGTCAAGTACGGTCTGGCCGACTAA